One window from the genome of Paenibacillus azoreducens encodes:
- a CDS encoding S41 family peptidase, translating into MSVIGMIDSVKWLTVYELVMCIISLFVLTVYAVPIKKYYRGFDFLPSVGMLAAIASLLSGDTTLPALIIDSLTLLVFLCTIKRLFKPRVWTAPKKKVIRIVRSVICVCGVVPIVFALAYAGNLRYNPVSDFSEMSYSKAFVAMNERLSREYPFGEWKQIDWNERRSKYEPIFKQAEQGKNFDLYYKTLREYLFSLRDGHIKIVNDHVYDGNRVFKKEVGGGFGLSTVQLDNGKVLVSLVLKNSPAAKSGMKLGAEIVAWDGKTGKEAFEQTTWSENNMATDEAKRFNQGRFMVRAPIGKEIQVEFRNWGESEITRTKLTAYDDQFETLKKTKIKLTQADLDASPIEGEILGSGYGYVKIKHFLPNSNVVSPEKSLASLLEMFQDKHAKGLIIDLRNNPGGDDQLAANLAGFFVKEMKHYEYVSYYNRYTGKFELNRNEVVKVKPAKPYFDGNVAILINSRTGSSGEGMPLVLKGVPNVKIVGFTSTAGSFGVMSSPIEIKMPEGYVIQFPDGRSLNQDKTVQGDADQTGVGGAVPDIKIPLNEDTFKASVIDGQDVELKYAIEAMKKY; encoded by the coding sequence ATGAGCGTTATCGGCATGATCGATTCGGTAAAATGGCTGACGGTTTATGAGTTGGTTATGTGCATCATCAGTTTATTCGTATTGACGGTTTACGCAGTACCTATTAAGAAATATTATAGAGGGTTTGATTTTTTACCCAGTGTGGGTATGCTTGCAGCCATTGCAAGTCTCCTGTCCGGGGACACGACCCTTCCGGCTCTGATCATCGATTCGCTGACGCTGCTCGTGTTTTTATGCACGATTAAGAGATTGTTTAAGCCTAGAGTATGGACGGCTCCGAAGAAGAAAGTAATCAGGATCGTTAGAAGCGTAATCTGCGTATGCGGAGTTGTTCCCATCGTGTTTGCGTTGGCGTATGCGGGAAATTTGCGGTACAACCCGGTAAGCGATTTTAGCGAAATGAGCTACTCCAAAGCTTTCGTGGCAATGAACGAGAGATTATCGCGGGAGTATCCGTTCGGGGAATGGAAGCAAATCGACTGGAACGAGCGTCGAAGCAAGTACGAACCTATATTCAAACAGGCCGAGCAAGGCAAAAACTTCGATTTGTATTATAAAACGTTAAGAGAATATCTGTTCTCCCTGCGGGACGGACATATCAAAATCGTTAACGATCATGTGTACGATGGGAACAGGGTATTTAAAAAGGAAGTTGGCGGCGGCTTCGGATTAAGCACCGTTCAATTGGATAACGGCAAAGTTCTTGTTAGTCTGGTTTTGAAGAATAGCCCGGCGGCCAAGAGCGGAATGAAGCTGGGTGCGGAAATCGTCGCATGGGACGGAAAAACGGGGAAGGAAGCCTTCGAGCAGACGACTTGGAGCGAGAACAACATGGCTACGGATGAGGCGAAGAGGTTCAATCAGGGACGATTTATGGTACGTGCGCCCATCGGCAAGGAAATACAAGTCGAATTTCGCAATTGGGGAGAGTCTGAAATTACCCGAACGAAGCTGACGGCTTATGATGATCAATTCGAGACGTTGAAGAAGACGAAAATCAAACTCACCCAAGCCGATCTGGATGCTTCCCCCATTGAAGGGGAAATTCTCGGCAGCGGCTATGGATATGTGAAAATCAAGCATTTTCTCCCCAATTCAAATGTCGTCTCACCTGAAAAAAGCCTGGCGAGCCTATTGGAAATGTTCCAGGACAAGCACGCGAAAGGCTTGATTATCGATCTGCGAAACAATCCCGGCGGGGACGACCAGCTTGCCGCCAATCTGGCCGGTTTCTTCGTCAAGGAGATGAAACACTACGAATATGTCAGTTATTACAACAGATACACGGGAAAGTTTGAACTGAACCGGAATGAAGTCGTCAAGGTCAAACCTGCAAAGCCTTACTTCGACGGCAATGTGGCCATCTTGATCAACAGCAGAACCGGCAGCTCGGGAGAAGGAATGCCCCTTGTTCTAAAAGGTGTGCCCAATGTCAAGATCGTAGGGTTCACCTCAACAGCCGGCTCGTTCGGAGTCATGAGCAGCCCGATCGAGATCAAGATGCCGGAAGGCTACGTCATCCAATTCCCAGATGGAAGGTCGCTCAATCAGGACAAAACGGTCCAGGGAGACGCCGACCAAACCGGAGTGGGGGGCGCGGTTCCCGATATCAAAATCCCCCTAAATGAAGATACGTTCAAAGCAAGCGTGATAGACGGGCAAGACGTCGAGTTGAAGTATGCAATCGAAGCGATGAAGAAATATTAG
- a CDS encoding HAMP domain-containing sensor histidine kinase: MTRSLYVRVVLTFLAAMGIGLIVSVLAGLALFEEKIDRIGQNDLIAAGEEIIRVYEQTEPANLDRFMQSMVKLTSYSVQLYGGSEAMKSFKFSTGTDDLAISQESIRKVREGTIYRSTSNDKETFIGLPFQIGGERQALFLRPSSRNESTIIHLMLTILLLVLVTGSACILIAAIYVVKPIKTLTAATRRLARGDFDVELGVKRKDELGTLAQSFNEMAVGLKQLEQMRQDFVSNVSHEIQSPLTSISGFAKALKDMNSISEDERAQYLDIILAESGRLSRLSDNLLKLASLDSNHHPLEYATFHLDEQIRQVVVNCEPLWSEKNMDIDLDLPQAAEITADMDQINQVWMNLLGNSIKFTPEGGLIHIQIRTRMDGYTVTICDSGIGIEPEQLGRVFERFYKTDRSRNRSGGNGLGLAIVKKIVALHQGDVRIESKVGQGTKVVVHLPAIPPVKA, from the coding sequence ATGACAAGGTCTTTATACGTTCGCGTCGTGCTAACGTTTTTGGCTGCCATGGGAATAGGCCTGATTGTCTCCGTTCTGGCGGGGCTCGCCCTATTCGAGGAAAAAATAGACCGAATCGGGCAAAATGATTTGATAGCCGCGGGCGAGGAGATCATTCGCGTCTACGAACAGACGGAGCCGGCAAATTTGGATCGGTTCATGCAAAGCATGGTGAAGCTGACCTCCTACTCCGTTCAACTATACGGCGGCTCTGAAGCCATGAAATCATTCAAGTTCAGCACCGGAACGGATGATCTTGCAATTTCGCAGGAATCTATTCGTAAAGTAAGGGAGGGGACGATATACCGGTCAACCTCCAATGATAAGGAGACGTTCATCGGGCTGCCTTTCCAAATCGGCGGCGAGCGTCAAGCTTTATTTTTGCGGCCCTCATCCAGAAACGAATCGACCATCATTCATTTGATGCTTACCATCCTTTTATTAGTTCTGGTTACGGGAAGCGCCTGCATTCTCATAGCCGCCATCTATGTTGTAAAACCGATCAAGACGCTTACTGCCGCGACTAGACGACTTGCGAGGGGCGATTTCGACGTGGAACTGGGAGTGAAGCGCAAGGACGAGCTGGGAACTTTGGCTCAGAGCTTTAACGAGATGGCAGTTGGGCTTAAACAATTGGAGCAGATGCGTCAGGACTTTGTCTCGAATGTGTCGCACGAGATTCAGTCCCCTTTAACGTCCATTTCCGGTTTTGCGAAAGCGCTGAAGGACATGAATTCGATTAGCGAAGACGAGCGCGCTCAGTACCTGGATATCATCTTGGCGGAAAGCGGCCGATTATCCAGGCTCAGCGATAATTTACTCAAGCTCGCGTCTCTCGATTCCAATCACCATCCTCTGGAGTACGCCACGTTTCATCTTGACGAACAAATCAGGCAGGTTGTCGTAAACTGCGAACCTCTATGGTCAGAAAAAAACATGGATATTGATCTGGATCTGCCTCAGGCTGCCGAAATAACGGCTGATATGGATCAGATCAATCAAGTATGGATGAACCTGCTTGGCAACAGCATCAAGTTTACGCCAGAAGGCGGACTCATCCATATTCAAATAAGGACTCGCATGGATGGATATACCGTGACGATATGCGATTCCGGGATCGGTATTGAACCAGAACAACTGGGCCGCGTTTTCGAGCGTTTTTACAAGACGGACCGGTCCCGGAATCGCAGCGGCGGCAATGGCCTTGGACTCGCTATCGTCAAAAAAATTGTCGCTCTTCACCAGGGCGATGTTCGTATAGAAAGCAAAGTCGGACAAGGTACGAAAGTCGTCGTTCATCTGCCCGCCATTCCGCCTGTCAAAGCATAA
- a CDS encoding response regulator transcription factor: MTKILVADDDAHIRKLITLYLRNEGFDTVEAADGIEALSIMENSTVDIVILDIMMPHMDGWELCREIRRLYPEIPLLMVTAKGESGQKVKGFQLGTDDYVTKPFDPLELVMRVKALLKRYRIVSSQIVQLGGIVLDRRAHKVIREGEELLLPLKEFELLFKLACHPGQILTREQLIMQIWGMDYEGDDRTVDVHIKRIRERFAEDAGHFRIETVRSLGYRLEVKK; this comes from the coding sequence ATGACCAAAATTCTTGTCGCAGACGACGATGCCCATATTCGCAAGCTCATAACCTTGTATTTGCGGAACGAAGGGTTCGATACTGTCGAAGCGGCAGACGGTATCGAGGCGCTCTCCATCATGGAGAATTCGACTGTCGATATCGTTATTCTCGATATTATGATGCCGCATATGGACGGATGGGAGTTGTGCAGGGAGATCCGTCGCCTATATCCGGAAATTCCGCTGCTTATGGTAACAGCCAAAGGAGAATCGGGGCAAAAGGTGAAAGGCTTTCAGCTCGGCACGGATGATTATGTGACCAAGCCTTTCGATCCCTTGGAGCTTGTGATGAGAGTGAAAGCGCTGCTGAAGCGTTATCGAATCGTTTCCTCCCAGATCGTTCAATTAGGTGGAATCGTGTTGGACCGGAGGGCCCACAAAGTGATCCGCGAAGGCGAAGAGCTTCTATTACCGTTAAAGGAGTTTGAGCTTCTATTCAAACTGGCCTGTCACCCTGGACAAATATTAACCAGAGAACAGCTGATCATGCAAATATGGGGGATGGATTACGAAGGCGACGACCGAACCGTCGATGTCCATATCAAGCGGATTAGGGAGCGTTTCGCCGAGGATGCCGGGCATTTCCGAATCGAGACGGTCCGCAGTCTCGGATACCGGCTAGAGGTGAAGAAATGA
- a CDS encoding MBL fold metallo-hydrolase, which produces MNNEYFTIQQASEGIWGAISVPGSGSLGNAAIIDLGDLTVVVDTTNLPHSGALLRHTAEQLTNKPVKYVVNTHFHGDHVNGNQEFMKSEFISTVWTRDLLSDMGEVNIDLIQQNIQKLISSLNHVRSQQKDPHMLTEIDYDLSVQRALYDAIPSLCRVIPTITFEDKLVIQGTKRTIEVLSYGGGHSLSDAVVYVPEEQTLIAGDLITTKTIPVMPYGNPYAWIRILKRIQKDFKVDTVIPGHGDVSNSDRITDVIRFLEKTIAYVSRAVTSGESESYWLEQGVLKGYEDWHLPQYFRWNFRWLFNSMLVQNNR; this is translated from the coding sequence ATGAACAACGAATATTTCACGATTCAACAAGCATCGGAAGGTATCTGGGGAGCTATTTCGGTTCCAGGCAGCGGTTCTCTGGGGAATGCAGCAATTATTGATCTTGGGGATTTAACCGTTGTAGTGGACACAACCAACCTACCGCATTCGGGTGCTTTGTTACGTCATACTGCTGAACAATTAACCAATAAACCGGTTAAATATGTAGTGAATACACATTTTCATGGAGATCATGTCAACGGCAATCAGGAATTTATGAAAAGCGAATTTATATCTACCGTTTGGACAAGAGATTTGCTATCTGATATGGGCGAAGTGAATATTGATCTCATACAACAAAACATTCAAAAGTTAATATCTAGCCTAAATCATGTACGTTCACAGCAAAAAGATCCCCACATGCTAACCGAAATCGACTATGATCTTTCCGTACAGCGAGCCCTGTATGATGCCATCCCTTCCCTTTGCAGGGTGATACCCACGATAACTTTTGAAGATAAACTCGTTATTCAAGGAACAAAGCGAACTATCGAAGTTTTATCTTACGGAGGCGGTCATTCTTTAAGTGATGCTGTTGTGTACGTTCCAGAAGAGCAAACTTTAATCGCAGGCGATTTAATAACGACGAAGACCATTCCGGTCATGCCATACGGTAATCCATACGCTTGGATACGCATTCTTAAACGCATTCAAAAAGACTTCAAGGTCGATACTGTCATCCCGGGACACGGAGATGTGTCTAATTCAGATCGAATCACGGATGTTATACGCTTTTTGGAGAAAACGATCGCTTATGTTTCTAGAGCTGTAACAAGCGGGGAATCAGAGTCTTACTGGTTGGAACAAGGAGTATTAAAAGGCTATGAGGATTGGCATCTGCCCCAGTATTTCAGATGGAACTTTCGCTGGCTCTTTAACAGTATGCTTGTTCAAAACAACAGATGA
- a CDS encoding MerR family transcriptional regulator, whose protein sequence is MLTISQVSEKTGLTPYTIRYYEKIGVLHEPKRRNGGARVYKESEVSYIQCLNKLKKLGLSLEEITEFTREGCVMDKIQQGENLSNYTPTLTKRIEILEKHLMGLEAKRQEIDYIISLAEEKLALYQELTKEDIVNTR, encoded by the coding sequence ATGCTTACGATAAGTCAAGTGTCAGAAAAAACGGGATTAACTCCTTATACGATTCGTTATTATGAAAAAATTGGGGTGCTACATGAACCCAAGCGTAGAAATGGAGGGGCACGTGTCTACAAAGAAAGCGAGGTTTCCTACATTCAATGTCTAAATAAGCTTAAAAAATTGGGCTTATCGCTTGAGGAGATTACGGAATTTACTCGTGAGGGCTGTGTAATGGATAAAATTCAACAAGGGGAGAATCTTTCTAATTATACTCCTACATTAACAAAACGGATTGAAATCCTTGAGAAGCATCTGATGGGACTGGAAGCCAAGCGGCAAGAAATTGATTACATTATTTCTCTCGCCGAAGAGAAACTTGCCCTATACCAAGAACTTACGAAAGAAGACATAGTAAATACTAGATAA
- a CDS encoding DUF4386 domain-containing protein produces the protein MKRDRRNARILGIFYILAAVTSIIAVVLYGPVLSEQWQMAVANGSETKVLIGVLNDLLLVVTAVGTAVMLFPYVRHWNEHLALGYLCFRFMEAVFIAMGLVSILGLLQISSYYDTADLASKTGFAPIGLLLQAIYRWAAMLGPNFMLGINTSLYSYLLYRTGYVPKPLAIFGMITAVMVFIAGLLQMFGIIGPYSAVKGLMALPVGVYEMSLAVWLIVKGFHRENLAKLRAEVASSKL, from the coding sequence ATGAAGCGAGACCGAAGGAATGCAAGGATACTGGGGATTTTTTATATCCTTGCTGCAGTGACGTCAATCATAGCGGTTGTTTTGTATGGGCCGGTTTTGTCAGAACAATGGCAGATGGCCGTGGCAAATGGATCGGAAACGAAGGTCTTAATCGGTGTATTAAATGACCTCTTGCTTGTTGTGACGGCTGTTGGTACAGCAGTCATGCTGTTTCCCTACGTTCGGCATTGGAATGAGCATCTTGCATTAGGGTATCTGTGTTTTCGATTTATGGAAGCTGTTTTTATTGCGATGGGTCTCGTAAGTATATTGGGTTTGTTACAAATTAGTTCGTATTATGATACAGCTGACTTAGCAAGTAAAACCGGTTTTGCGCCTATAGGGCTGCTGCTGCAGGCGATTTACCGCTGGGCGGCTATGTTGGGTCCAAATTTCATGTTAGGCATAAATACGAGTCTATATAGTTATTTGCTTTATCGAACAGGATACGTGCCTAAACCGTTGGCGATATTCGGAATGATTACGGCGGTTATGGTTTTTATAGCTGGTTTGCTGCAAATGTTTGGGATCATCGGACCCTATTCGGCGGTAAAAGGATTGATGGCGCTGCCTGTGGGTGTTTACGAGATGAGCTTGGCAGTCTGGTTAATTGTGAAGGGATTTCATAGGGAGAACCTTGCAAAATTAAGAGCAGAAGTAGCTTCTTCGAAACTTTAG
- a CDS encoding helix-turn-helix transcriptional regulator, translating into MDHNKVIERALIHIEDHLQQSLTVESVANTFNMSKYYFHRLFSAMMGCSLNQYILSRRLNASLTFIQNQNSSLTDIAYQLGFGTQASFTRAFKRQYGVAPSSLKTGITTISPVPIPTVVKRPIKNINGDIVTAFTLTEFKETRISGIAFEVDLAHDDYKEKIRAHSEKLLSHIDETINDPCYVIYSNCQPDSTRFKVLFGIPSSIEIDKPYYFTVDVPQIFCAMFNYCGELLDIGDVLKSDYARFLKISRQETAETDIELIQAFDDVHHLDSTYHIYAPIKKLPADSDL; encoded by the coding sequence ATGGACCATAACAAAGTCATCGAGCGTGCTTTGATCCATATCGAGGACCATTTGCAACAGTCCTTAACCGTAGAATCCGTTGCCAATACCTTCAACATGTCTAAATACTATTTTCATCGACTGTTTTCTGCTATGATGGGCTGTTCGTTAAACCAATACATCCTATCCAGAAGATTGAATGCATCTTTAACCTTTATTCAAAACCAAAACAGTTCTCTAACCGATATTGCTTATCAGCTGGGCTTCGGTACGCAAGCCTCCTTCACTCGTGCTTTCAAACGACAATACGGTGTAGCTCCAAGTTCTTTAAAAACAGGAATTACAACCATCTCTCCGGTTCCCATACCTACTGTAGTGAAAAGACCCATAAAAAACATCAACGGCGATATCGTCACAGCTTTCACCCTGACCGAATTCAAGGAGACCCGTATCAGCGGGATCGCCTTTGAAGTGGATTTAGCCCATGATGATTACAAGGAGAAGATTCGCGCACATTCAGAAAAGCTGTTGAGTCACATTGATGAAACCATAAATGATCCCTGTTATGTCATTTATTCAAACTGTCAACCCGATTCAACTCGGTTTAAGGTTCTGTTCGGGATCCCAAGCAGCATTGAAATTGATAAGCCTTATTATTTCACGGTTGATGTGCCGCAGATTTTTTGTGCAATGTTCAACTATTGCGGTGAACTACTTGACATTGGGGATGTACTGAAAAGCGACTATGCCAGATTTTTAAAGATCTCCAGGCAGGAAACGGCAGAAACCGATATTGAGCTCATTCAAGCTTTCGATGATGTCCACCATCTTGATTCGACCTACCATATCTATGCACCTATCAAAAAACTCCCTGCCGATTCTGATTTGTAA
- a CDS encoding TetR/AcrR family transcriptional regulator, with protein MNTPNRRPHISEEKITTASWKLLENQGIGNFTMRNLAKELNVQAPTIYWYFKNKQSLFQTLANLVSREIINDLPKNGNWRERLQLSATVIRSKLQQFPCSAQILMKTRPEADYLQLFESLLKMIEPAPLTDEQKFSYTSHLFNFVINYVIDEYEQRMLAVTLIEENSEESSLDLSQFELLQRMHEADLFKLIGSDELFYSGIDLLLDGIEKRVMANEQGN; from the coding sequence ATGAATACACCCAATCGCAGACCTCACATAAGTGAAGAGAAAATTACTACTGCCTCATGGAAGCTTCTCGAAAATCAAGGAATTGGGAATTTCACAATGAGAAACCTTGCCAAGGAGTTAAATGTTCAGGCTCCGACGATCTATTGGTATTTTAAGAACAAACAATCGCTGTTTCAGACGTTGGCCAATTTGGTTTCCAGGGAGATCATAAATGATCTTCCAAAGAACGGAAACTGGAGGGAAAGGTTGCAATTAAGCGCTACTGTTATTCGGAGCAAGCTCCAGCAATTCCCATGCTCTGCTCAAATTCTGATGAAGACAAGGCCTGAGGCAGATTATCTGCAATTGTTCGAGTCTCTATTGAAGATGATAGAACCGGCTCCTTTGACAGATGAACAAAAATTTTCCTACACCTCCCACTTGTTTAACTTTGTAATTAATTACGTGATTGATGAGTATGAGCAACGCATGTTAGCAGTGACGTTAATCGAGGAGAATAGCGAGGAAAGCAGTTTGGATCTGTCTCAATTTGAACTGCTGCAACGTATGCACGAAGCGGATTTGTTTAAGCTGATTGGATCGGATGAGCTGTTTTATTCCGGCATCGATTTATTGCTTGATGGAATAGAGAAGAGGGTGATGGCAAATGAACAAGGCAACTAA